The following are encoded in a window of Arthrobacter sp. NicSoilB4 genomic DNA:
- a CDS encoding CitMHS family transporter: MLVLLGFAMIAVFMVLIMTKKLTPVLALIIVPTVFGLFAGAGLGIGPMVMDSMKSMTSTAALLMFAIIYFGLMIDVGLFDPLVRFILRKLGNDPAKVVLGTAILAAAVSLDGDGSTTFILTTAAMLPVYLRLKMSPVVLTCVAGLANGTMNILPWGGPTARAATALKLDVNDVFVPMIPSLIAGLVVVFVFSWLLGLQERNRLRATAPEIWGTDNTFDGGSADGGSGTGRFGFGRTASTPAGGVAAGRPSTGSSSVAVLERTEDLVDDRDSAMADTALDPNRATLRPKLFWFNLGLTVAVMVTLVANIIPLPFVFMVGSAVALLVNFPKVKDQGAQLIAHAPSIVAVVSMVMAAAVLTGVLNGTGMVKAMSEWLVAIIPSDMGPFMAVITGVLSIPMTFFMSNDAFYFGVLPVLSETAGHYGVSAVDMARASITGQPFHLQSPLVPAILLLVSLAKVDLGDHHKKVLWRTAVISLVMLGVGVLTGAIGIG, from the coding sequence GTGCTGGTATTACTAGGATTCGCCATGATCGCGGTATTCATGGTGCTGATCATGACCAAGAAGCTGACGCCCGTGCTGGCGCTCATCATCGTCCCCACAGTCTTCGGACTCTTCGCCGGAGCCGGGCTGGGCATCGGCCCCATGGTCATGGACTCCATGAAGTCGATGACGTCCACCGCGGCCCTGCTGATGTTCGCCATCATCTACTTCGGCCTGATGATCGACGTCGGGCTCTTTGACCCCCTGGTCCGGTTCATCCTGCGTAAGCTGGGCAACGACCCCGCCAAGGTGGTCCTCGGCACGGCCATCCTGGCAGCGGCCGTGTCCCTCGACGGCGACGGCTCCACCACCTTCATCCTCACCACCGCGGCCATGCTGCCCGTCTACCTGCGGCTCAAGATGAGCCCCGTGGTGCTGACCTGCGTGGCGGGCCTCGCCAACGGCACCATGAACATCCTGCCGTGGGGCGGCCCCACCGCCCGTGCCGCAACCGCGCTGAAGCTCGACGTCAACGATGTCTTCGTTCCGATGATCCCCTCGCTGATTGCCGGCCTCGTTGTGGTCTTCGTCTTCTCCTGGCTCCTGGGCCTGCAGGAACGCAACCGGCTCCGCGCCACGGCTCCGGAAATCTGGGGCACAGACAACACGTTCGACGGCGGCTCGGCCGACGGCGGCAGCGGCACCGGCCGCTTCGGGTTTGGCCGCACGGCATCCACCCCTGCCGGGGGAGTTGCCGCCGGACGCCCCTCCACGGGTAGTTCATCCGTAGCAGTCCTGGAGCGCACCGAGGACCTCGTCGACGACCGCGATTCCGCCATGGCGGACACCGCGCTGGACCCCAACCGCGCCACGCTGCGCCCCAAGCTGTTCTGGTTCAACCTCGGGCTGACGGTTGCGGTCATGGTCACGCTCGTCGCCAACATCATTCCGCTGCCGTTCGTCTTTATGGTGGGCTCCGCCGTCGCGCTGCTGGTCAACTTCCCCAAGGTCAAGGACCAGGGCGCCCAGCTGATCGCCCACGCACCGTCGATCGTCGCCGTCGTCAGCATGGTCATGGCCGCCGCCGTCCTCACCGGCGTCCTCAACGGCACGGGCATGGTCAAGGCCATGTCCGAATGGCTCGTCGCCATCATCCCCTCCGACATGGGCCCCTTCATGGCCGTCATCACCGGCGTCCTCAGCATTCCGATGACGTTCTTCATGAGCAACGATGCCTTCTACTTCGGCGTCCTCCCGGTGCTCAGCGAGACCGCCGGGCACTACGGCGTCAGCGCAGTGGACATGGCCCGCGCCTCCATCACCGGCCAGCCCTTCCACCTGCAGAGCCCCCTGGTCCCCGCGATCCTGCTCCTGGTCTCCCTCGCCAAGGTGGACCTGGGCGACCACCACAAAAAGGTCCTCTGGCGCACCGCCGTCATCTCCCTGGTCATGCTCGGAGTAGGAGTCCTCACCGGAGCCATCGGCATCGGCTAA
- the gatC gene encoding Asp-tRNA(Asn)/Glu-tRNA(Gln) amidotransferase subunit GatC: MAAINRDDVAHLARLAHIEMSAEELDRMAGELAVIVDSVKSVSEAAGDDVPATSHPIPLTNVFREDVVGHTFTAEQALSGAPDAYEGRFKVPAILDEG, translated from the coding sequence ATGGCTGCGATCAACCGCGACGACGTCGCGCATCTCGCGCGTCTCGCGCACATCGAGATGAGTGCAGAAGAGCTGGACCGGATGGCCGGCGAACTCGCCGTCATCGTCGATTCAGTGAAGTCCGTCAGTGAAGCCGCCGGTGATGACGTCCCGGCCACGTCCCACCCGATTCCGCTGACGAATGTGTTCCGCGAGGACGTTGTGGGCCACACTTTCACGGCCGAGCAGGCACTCTCCGGCGCTCCCGATGCGTACGAAGGCCGCTTCAAGGTCCCGGCAATCCTGGATGAGGGCTAA
- the gatA gene encoding Asp-tRNA(Asn)/Glu-tRNA(Gln) amidotransferase subunit GatA, translating to MTENNELIRSSAAALAGKLAAREVTAVEVTQAHLDRIAAVDGKVNAFLHVNTEEALAVAAEVDAIRAAGGAAAEELHALAGVPIAVKDLIVTVGQPTTAGSKILEGWHSPYDATVVKRLRAAKMPILGKTNLDEFAMGSSTEHSAFGPTHNPWDLDRIPGGSGGGSAAAVAAFEAPLALGTDTGGSIRQPGAVTGTVGVKPTYGGVSRYGAIAMASSLDQIGPVSRTVLDSALLHQVIGGHDPHDSTSLPDPLEDLVAAASVGNVHGMKIGIIKELHGEGYQAGVENRFNESLELLKGAGAEIVEVSCPNFKYALGAYYLIMPSEASSNLAKFDGVRFGLRVLPEDGPMTIERVMGATRAAGFGDEVKRRIILGTYALSAGYYDAYYGSAQKVRTLIQRDFDAAFAKADVLISPTAPTTAFKLGEKLNDPLAMYLNDVATIPANMAGVPGLSLPGGLADEDGLPVGVQLLAPARQDARLYRVGAVLESLLEAQWGGPLLDKAPSLTGPSLTGSALTDAAASSHGGSH from the coding sequence ATGACTGAAAACAACGAACTGATCCGCTCCTCCGCCGCAGCGCTCGCCGGCAAGCTCGCCGCCCGCGAAGTCACCGCCGTCGAGGTCACCCAGGCGCACCTGGACCGCATCGCCGCCGTCGACGGCAAGGTCAACGCCTTCCTGCACGTCAACACCGAAGAGGCGCTCGCCGTCGCCGCCGAGGTGGACGCGATCCGCGCAGCCGGCGGTGCCGCCGCCGAAGAGCTGCACGCCCTCGCCGGCGTCCCGATCGCGGTCAAGGACCTGATCGTCACCGTCGGCCAGCCCACCACGGCCGGCTCGAAGATCCTCGAAGGCTGGCACAGCCCCTACGACGCCACCGTGGTCAAGCGCCTCCGCGCCGCCAAGATGCCGATCCTGGGCAAGACCAACCTGGACGAATTCGCGATGGGCTCCTCCACCGAGCACTCCGCCTTCGGCCCCACCCACAACCCTTGGGACCTGGACCGCATCCCCGGCGGCTCCGGCGGCGGCTCCGCTGCCGCCGTGGCGGCCTTCGAAGCCCCGCTTGCCCTCGGCACCGACACCGGCGGCTCGATCCGCCAGCCCGGCGCCGTCACCGGCACCGTCGGCGTGAAGCCCACCTACGGCGGCGTGTCCCGCTATGGCGCGATCGCCATGGCCTCCTCGCTGGACCAGATCGGCCCCGTCTCCCGCACCGTGCTGGATTCCGCCCTGCTGCACCAGGTCATCGGCGGGCACGACCCCCACGACTCCACGTCGCTGCCGGACCCGCTGGAGGACCTCGTGGCCGCAGCATCGGTCGGCAACGTGCACGGCATGAAGATCGGCATCATCAAGGAACTCCACGGCGAGGGCTACCAGGCCGGCGTCGAGAACCGCTTCAACGAATCCCTCGAGCTGCTCAAGGGCGCCGGGGCCGAAATCGTCGAGGTTTCCTGCCCCAACTTCAAGTACGCCCTGGGTGCCTACTACCTGATCATGCCCTCCGAGGCCTCCTCCAACCTGGCCAAGTTCGACGGCGTCCGGTTCGGCCTGCGGGTCCTGCCCGAGGACGGCCCGATGACCATTGAACGGGTCATGGGCGCCACCCGCGCCGCCGGCTTCGGCGACGAGGTCAAGCGCCGCATCATCCTGGGCACCTACGCCCTGAGCGCCGGCTACTACGACGCCTACTACGGCTCGGCCCAGAAGGTGCGCACGCTCATCCAGCGCGACTTCGACGCCGCGTTCGCCAAGGCCGACGTGCTGATCTCCCCGACGGCGCCGACCACGGCGTTCAAGCTCGGCGAGAAGCTCAACGACCCCCTGGCGATGTACCTCAACGACGTCGCCACCATCCCCGCCAACATGGCCGGCGTCCCGGGGCTGTCCCTGCCCGGCGGCCTGGCCGACGAGGACGGGCTGCCGGTCGGCGTCCAGCTGCTCGCCCCGGCCCGCCAGGACGCGCGGCTGTACCGGGTCGGCGCGGTGCTCGAATCCCTGCTCGAGGCGCAGTGGGGCGGGCCGCTGCTCGACAAGGCCCCGTCGCTGACGGGCCCTTCGCTGACGGGCTCCGCCCTTACTGATGCTGCCGCTTCGAGCCACGGAGGTTCCCACTAA
- the gatB gene encoding Asp-tRNA(Asn)/Glu-tRNA(Gln) amidotransferase subunit GatB: MTDATLSFEEAMEKYDPVLGFEVHVELNTKTKMFSSAPNVFGDEPNTNVNEVDLGMPGVLPVVNKTAIESSIKIGLALNCKIAETCRFARKNYFYPDTPKNFQTSQYDEPIAYDGYLDIELSDGTVFRVEIERAHMEEDAGKLTHMGGAAGRIQGADYSLVDYNRSGVPLVEIVTKPIEGAGSRAPELAKAYVAAVREIVKNLGVSDAKMERGNVRCDANVSLRPHGRERFGIRSETKNVNSLRAVEHAVHYEIRRHAAVLESGEPVIQETRHWHEDTRSTTSGRPKSDADDYRYFPEPDLVPITASREWVEELRATLPEPPAARRKRLQADWGYSDLEFRDVVNAGVMDEIEETIAAGATATVARKWWMGEIVGRAKNADVDPGQLGVEPATIVELNKMVEGGKINNKMATEVLDGVLAGEGTPAEIVEKRGLAVVSDDGPLLEAIDAALAAQPGVADKIRAGKLQAIGAIVGGVMKATRGQADAGRVKELILERLGVEG, translated from the coding sequence ATGACTGACGCAACCCTCAGCTTCGAAGAGGCGATGGAGAAGTACGACCCCGTCCTCGGCTTCGAGGTCCACGTGGAGCTCAACACCAAGACAAAGATGTTCTCCTCCGCCCCGAACGTGTTCGGCGACGAGCCCAACACCAACGTCAACGAGGTGGACCTCGGCATGCCCGGCGTGCTGCCCGTGGTGAACAAGACCGCGATCGAGTCCTCGATCAAGATCGGCCTGGCGCTGAACTGCAAGATCGCCGAGACCTGCCGCTTCGCCCGGAAGAACTACTTCTACCCGGACACCCCGAAGAACTTCCAGACCTCCCAGTACGACGAGCCCATCGCGTACGACGGGTACCTCGACATCGAGCTCTCCGACGGCACCGTGTTCCGGGTCGAAATCGAACGCGCCCACATGGAGGAGGACGCCGGCAAGCTGACCCACATGGGCGGCGCCGCCGGCCGCATCCAGGGCGCGGACTATTCCCTCGTGGACTACAACCGCTCCGGCGTGCCGCTGGTCGAGATCGTCACCAAGCCGATCGAGGGCGCCGGCAGCCGCGCGCCGGAGCTCGCGAAGGCCTACGTGGCCGCGGTCCGCGAGATCGTCAAGAACCTCGGCGTTTCGGACGCGAAGATGGAACGCGGCAACGTGCGCTGCGACGCCAATGTCTCGCTTCGCCCGCACGGCCGCGAACGCTTCGGCATCCGCTCCGAGACGAAGAACGTCAACTCGCTGCGTGCCGTCGAGCACGCCGTCCACTACGAGATCCGGCGGCACGCCGCCGTCCTGGAATCCGGCGAGCCGGTCATCCAGGAAACCCGCCACTGGCACGAGGACACCCGGTCCACCACCTCTGGCCGGCCCAAGTCCGACGCCGACGACTACCGCTACTTCCCGGAACCGGACCTGGTGCCGATCACCGCTTCCCGCGAGTGGGTAGAGGAGCTCCGGGCCACGCTGCCTGAGCCGCCGGCCGCCCGCCGCAAGCGCCTGCAGGCCGACTGGGGCTACTCCGACCTGGAGTTCCGCGACGTCGTCAACGCCGGCGTGATGGATGAGATCGAGGAAACCATCGCCGCCGGCGCCACCGCCACCGTGGCCCGCAAATGGTGGATGGGCGAGATCGTCGGACGCGCCAAGAACGCCGACGTCGATCCCGGCCAGCTCGGCGTCGAACCGGCCACCATCGTGGAACTGAACAAGATGGTCGAAGGCGGCAAGATCAACAACAAGATGGCCACCGAGGTCCTCGACGGCGTCCTCGCCGGCGAAGGCACTCCGGCGGAGATCGTGGAGAAGCGCGGCCTCGCCGTGGTCTCCGACGACGGTCCCCTCCTGGAAGCCATCGACGCGGCACTCGCCGCGCAGCCCGGCGTCGCGGACAAGATCCGCGCCGGCAAGCTTCAGGCGATCGGCGCGATCGTCGGAGGCGTTATGAAGGCCACCCGCGGCCAGGCCGACGCCGGCCGGGTCAAGGAGCTGATCCTGGAACGCCTCGGCGTCGAAGGTTAG
- a CDS encoding LysR family transcriptional regulator produces MEIHQLEMLRELGALGSVKAVAETLLVTPSAVSQQLTALQKSVEVPLTRKEGRNLVLTEAGQVLADAGAAVVSAMADARTAIGAYHGSPVAPVTLSGFHSAGQALFAPLARLLDGPGQPRILLSDEDVAQQDFPALTARYDLVLAHRMDHSPRWPEERVAVFPLAHEPLDVALPAGHRLAGQRAVTADDVVGEPWVTSRTGYSPADVLSAVAAVSSRELNIVHRINDYSTVAALVATGSVIGLLPRYTARPVLNPDIVLRPLEGISTRRRIDVLARPENLKRTSVMMVCEALQTIMTELVT; encoded by the coding sequence ATGGAAATCCACCAGCTTGAGATGCTCCGTGAACTGGGTGCCCTCGGCAGCGTCAAGGCGGTCGCCGAAACCCTGCTGGTCACGCCGTCCGCGGTGTCGCAGCAGCTGACTGCGCTGCAGAAATCGGTGGAGGTGCCGCTGACGCGCAAGGAGGGCCGCAACCTGGTCCTGACCGAGGCCGGCCAGGTGCTCGCCGATGCCGGGGCCGCCGTCGTCAGTGCCATGGCCGACGCCCGGACGGCGATCGGGGCGTACCACGGGTCCCCGGTGGCGCCGGTGACGCTGAGCGGCTTCCACAGCGCGGGGCAGGCGCTGTTCGCGCCGCTCGCCAGGCTGCTGGACGGCCCCGGGCAGCCGCGGATCCTGCTCAGCGACGAGGACGTGGCGCAGCAGGACTTCCCGGCGCTCACGGCCCGGTATGACCTGGTGCTGGCGCACAGGATGGACCACAGCCCGCGCTGGCCCGAGGAACGCGTCGCGGTCTTTCCGCTAGCGCACGAGCCGCTGGACGTCGCGCTGCCGGCAGGGCACCGGCTGGCCGGCCAGCGGGCGGTGACGGCGGACGACGTCGTCGGCGAACCCTGGGTGACCAGCCGCACCGGGTACTCCCCCGCGGACGTGCTCTCCGCCGTCGCTGCCGTCTCCAGCCGGGAACTGAACATCGTGCACCGGATCAACGACTACTCGACGGTGGCAGCGCTCGTGGCGACCGGGAGCGTGATCGGCCTGCTCCCCCGGTACACGGCGCGGCCGGTGCTGAACCCGGACATTGTGCTGCGGCCGCTCGAAGGCATCAGCACCCGGCGGCGGATCGACGTCCTGGCCCGTCCGGAGAACCTGAAACGCACGTCGGTCATGATGGTCTGCGAAGCGCTGCAGACCATCATGACCGAACTGGTCACCTGA
- the tdh gene encoding L-threonine 3-dehydrogenase: protein MKALYKSGAHAGFELVDRPEPETGPGDVKIRVMTTGICGTDLHIQSWDAWAQGIINAPLIAGHEFYGEVVEIGEDVLDVKIGDRVSGEGHIVCGICRNCRAGRRQMCINTVSVGVQRDGAFAEFVVIPETNVWVHTDASVTPELGAIFDPFGNAVHTALSFPLVGEDVLITGAGPIGLMAIAVARHAGARKIAITDVSAPRLELARKLGVDLAIDVSKMRVKDAQRELGMREGFDIGMEMSGHPTALPEMIDNMNHGGRIAMLGLPSQSIDINWGKVVTHMLTMKGIYGREMFETWYAMSAMLSSNPVLHANISAVVTDTLPATDWEKGFEIARAGVGGKVVLDWTCF, encoded by the coding sequence ATGAAGGCTCTCTACAAGTCCGGCGCCCACGCAGGATTCGAACTCGTCGACCGCCCGGAGCCTGAAACCGGCCCCGGCGACGTCAAGATCCGCGTCATGACCACCGGCATCTGCGGTACCGACCTGCACATCCAGTCCTGGGACGCCTGGGCGCAGGGCATCATCAACGCCCCGCTGATCGCCGGCCACGAGTTCTACGGCGAGGTCGTCGAGATCGGCGAGGACGTCCTGGACGTCAAAATCGGCGACCGCGTCTCCGGCGAGGGCCACATCGTCTGCGGCATCTGCCGCAACTGCCGCGCCGGCCGCAGGCAGATGTGCATCAACACCGTCAGCGTCGGCGTCCAGCGCGACGGCGCCTTCGCCGAGTTCGTCGTGATCCCCGAGACCAACGTCTGGGTCCACACCGACGCCTCGGTCACCCCAGAACTCGGCGCCATCTTCGACCCCTTCGGCAACGCCGTCCACACCGCGCTCAGCTTCCCCCTCGTCGGCGAGGACGTGCTGATCACCGGCGCCGGGCCCATCGGCCTGATGGCGATCGCCGTCGCCCGCCACGCCGGCGCCCGCAAGATCGCCATCACGGACGTATCAGCCCCGCGGCTGGAACTCGCCCGCAAGCTCGGCGTCGACCTCGCGATCGATGTCTCGAAGATGCGGGTCAAGGACGCCCAGCGCGAACTGGGCATGCGCGAAGGCTTCGACATCGGCATGGAAATGTCGGGACACCCCACGGCGCTGCCTGAGATGATCGACAACATGAACCACGGCGGCCGGATCGCGATGCTGGGCCTGCCCAGCCAGTCCATCGACATCAACTGGGGCAAGGTGGTCACGCACATGCTGACCATGAAAGGCATCTACGGCCGCGAAATGTTCGAGACCTGGTATGCCATGAGCGCCATGCTGTCCTCCAACCCGGTACTGCACGCCAACATCTCCGCCGTCGTGACGGACACCCTTCCTGCCACCGACTGGGAGAAGGGCTTCGAGATTGCCCGGGCCGGTGTCGGTGGCAAGGTGGTCCTCGACTGGACCTGCTTCTAA
- a CDS encoding glycine C-acetyltransferase — MYSAIKDQLQHELDEIRSAGLFKTERHIDSPQANHIKAGQIGESSADVLNFCANNYLGLADHPEIIAAAKAAMDERGFGMASVRFICGTQDLHLALEERVSKFLGTEDTILFSSCFDANGGVFESLFGPEDAVISDALNHASIIDGIRLCKAQRFRYANQDMADLEAKLIEATTQENPARRKIIVTDGVFSMDGFLAPLEAICDLAEKYDAMVMVDDSHAVGFMGSSGAGTPEHAGVSDRVDIYTGTFGKALGGASGGYVSGRREVIAMLRQKARPYLFSNSLAPAIVAATLKALDLVENSGELRSKLFANAELFRSRMSEEGFELLPGEHAIVPVMFGDAVMAAKVADSMLHNGVFVTAFSYPVVPKGAARIRVQLSAAHSADDVESCVQAFVRSRESVAAAS, encoded by the coding sequence ATGTATTCAGCCATCAAGGACCAGCTGCAGCACGAACTGGACGAGATCCGCAGCGCCGGCCTGTTCAAGACCGAGCGGCACATTGACTCGCCCCAGGCGAACCACATCAAGGCCGGCCAGATCGGCGAGTCCAGCGCGGACGTGCTGAACTTCTGTGCCAACAACTACCTGGGCCTCGCGGACCACCCGGAGATCATCGCCGCCGCCAAGGCCGCGATGGACGAGCGCGGCTTCGGCATGGCCAGTGTCCGCTTCATCTGCGGCACCCAGGATCTGCACCTGGCCCTCGAGGAACGCGTGTCCAAGTTCCTCGGCACCGAGGACACCATCCTCTTCTCCAGCTGCTTCGACGCCAACGGCGGCGTGTTCGAATCGCTCTTCGGCCCGGAAGACGCCGTCATCTCCGACGCGCTCAACCACGCCTCGATCATCGACGGCATCCGGCTCTGCAAGGCCCAGCGCTTCCGCTACGCCAACCAGGACATGGCGGACCTCGAAGCCAAGCTGATCGAGGCCACCACGCAGGAGAACCCGGCCCGCCGCAAGATCATCGTCACGGACGGCGTCTTCTCGATGGACGGCTTCCTCGCCCCGCTGGAGGCGATCTGCGACCTCGCGGAAAAGTACGACGCCATGGTCATGGTGGACGATTCCCACGCCGTCGGCTTCATGGGCTCCAGCGGCGCGGGCACCCCGGAGCACGCCGGCGTCTCGGACCGCGTGGACATCTACACCGGCACCTTCGGCAAGGCCCTCGGTGGCGCGTCCGGCGGCTACGTCTCCGGCCGCCGCGAAGTCATCGCCATGCTCCGGCAGAAGGCCCGCCCGTACCTGTTCTCCAACTCGCTGGCCCCGGCCATCGTTGCGGCCACGCTGAAGGCCCTGGACCTCGTGGAGAACTCCGGCGAGCTGCGCAGCAAGCTCTTCGCCAACGCCGAACTCTTCCGGAGCCGCATGTCCGAGGAGGGCTTCGAGCTGCTCCCGGGCGAGCACGCGATCGTCCCGGTGATGTTCGGCGACGCCGTGATGGCCGCCAAGGTGGCCGACTCCATGCTGCACAACGGCGTCTTCGTGACGGCGTTCAGCTACCCGGTGGTCCCCAAGGGCGCCGCGCGGATCCGCGTCCAGCTCTCCGCCGCGCACAGCGCCGACGACGTCGAGTCCTGCGTGCAGGCCTTCGTGCGCAGCCGCGAGTCGGTGGCCGCAGCCTCGTAG
- a CDS encoding FAD-dependent oxidoreductase, with the protein MSAKYDVVIVGGGIAGLSLASALAGKCSVALVEAEQSLGYHTSARSARQLIPSYGPPVVQELTMRTLELIGIREGTRPEPVLSPRRFMLIGDEEAVQQQSSGFMHRISHAEALKLCPALKPESFSAAGLDSGSFACNASLLLEDHREWAVEGGVDIITGARVHSAQRLGSGWELGAGQEGIQAAVVVNAAGAWADEFAVLSGVEKLGLQPYRRTAAIVDVEHPLPQGCPMVAAADESFYFRRDGEQVLISPSEHEPSGPEDAQPHPGDVEALTARLNTLTTLGIRGVSRAWTGLRTEAADGIPVVGFDAEAPGFFWLAGQGGYGFQTSSGIAELAAELILAGQGAGSAAGGSTAAGPASRTAEALAATRWSIRR; encoded by the coding sequence ATGTCAGCTAAATACGATGTCGTGATCGTGGGCGGCGGAATTGCCGGCCTGTCCCTGGCCTCCGCCCTCGCCGGCAAATGCAGCGTGGCCTTGGTCGAAGCCGAGCAGTCGCTGGGGTACCACACGTCCGCCCGGTCGGCCCGGCAGCTGATTCCCAGCTACGGGCCGCCGGTGGTCCAGGAACTGACCATGCGCACGCTGGAACTCATCGGCATCCGGGAGGGCACACGGCCTGAACCCGTGCTCTCGCCGCGCCGGTTCATGCTGATCGGCGACGAGGAAGCCGTCCAGCAGCAGTCCAGCGGCTTCATGCACCGGATCAGCCATGCAGAAGCCCTGAAACTCTGCCCTGCGCTCAAACCGGAATCCTTCTCCGCTGCCGGCCTCGACTCCGGATCCTTCGCCTGCAACGCGTCCTTGCTGCTGGAAGACCACCGGGAGTGGGCGGTTGAGGGCGGCGTGGACATCATCACCGGCGCGAGGGTCCACTCGGCGCAGCGGCTCGGCTCCGGCTGGGAACTCGGCGCCGGGCAGGAGGGCATCCAGGCCGCTGTCGTGGTCAATGCCGCCGGCGCCTGGGCGGACGAATTCGCGGTGCTCAGCGGCGTCGAGAAGCTCGGACTCCAGCCCTACCGCCGCACCGCGGCGATTGTCGACGTCGAACACCCGCTCCCGCAGGGCTGCCCCATGGTGGCCGCCGCGGATGAAAGCTTCTACTTCCGGCGCGACGGCGAACAGGTCCTCATCTCGCCCTCGGAACACGAACCGAGCGGGCCCGAGGACGCGCAGCCGCACCCGGGCGACGTCGAGGCGCTGACCGCCCGGCTCAACACCCTCACCACCCTCGGCATCCGCGGCGTCAGCCGGGCCTGGACGGGACTGCGGACGGAAGCGGCCGACGGTATCCCGGTGGTGGGGTTCGACGCCGAGGCCCCCGGATTCTTCTGGCTTGCCGGCCAGGGCGGCTACGGCTTCCAGACGTCCTCCGGCATCGCCGAACTGGCCGCGGAACTCATCCTCGCAGGCCAGGGCGCCGGCTCTGCCGCAGGCGGCAGTACAGCAGCGGGTCCGGCATCCCGGACAGCGGAAGCGCTGGCGGCGACACGCTGGTCCATCCGGCGCTGA
- the hutI gene encoding imidazolonepropionase produces MSTLITNIAELMTQDAERRVLKNAAMVIEGERISWLGPASDAPAADDAVDAGGRALLPGWVDSHTHLIFAGDRTAEFEARMAGESYSAGGIAVTTGATRSTSDFDLTRLAMGRVAEAVSQGTTYLETKTGYGLDVENEARSARIASTVADEVTYLGAHLVPAGMDAEEYTDLVCGPMLAAVRPFARWADVFCERGAFTEDQSRRVLQACRDAGLGLRVHGNQLGEGPGVRLAVEFGAASVDHVNYLSAADVDALAASWTGWNAESGTGRGTVATCLPACDLSTRQPLAPGRELLDAGVQLALASNCNPGTSYTSSIAFCVTTAVLQMRLSVHEAVRAATYGGALALGRESGNDADGERAVGSIAVGHRADLHLLNAPSATHLAYRPGIPLTHAVWRAGVRAR; encoded by the coding sequence ATGAGCACCCTCATTACGAACATTGCCGAGCTGATGACCCAGGACGCGGAGCGCCGCGTCCTGAAGAATGCGGCAATGGTCATCGAGGGCGAACGGATTTCCTGGCTCGGCCCCGCGTCCGACGCGCCGGCCGCCGACGACGCCGTCGACGCCGGTGGCCGGGCCCTGCTGCCGGGCTGGGTCGACTCACACACCCACCTGATCTTCGCCGGCGACCGGACCGCCGAATTCGAGGCCCGGATGGCGGGGGAGAGCTACAGCGCCGGCGGGATCGCCGTGACCACCGGCGCCACCCGGAGCACCAGCGACTTCGACCTCACCCGGCTCGCCATGGGCCGGGTGGCCGAGGCCGTCTCGCAGGGCACCACCTACCTCGAAACCAAGACCGGGTACGGCCTGGACGTCGAAAACGAGGCCCGCAGCGCCCGGATCGCCTCCACCGTGGCGGACGAGGTCACCTACCTCGGCGCGCACCTCGTGCCCGCCGGGATGGACGCCGAGGAGTACACGGACCTGGTCTGCGGCCCCATGCTCGCCGCCGTCCGGCCGTTCGCGCGCTGGGCCGACGTCTTCTGCGAGCGGGGAGCCTTCACCGAGGACCAGTCCCGGCGCGTGCTCCAGGCCTGCCGGGACGCCGGGCTCGGCCTGCGCGTGCACGGCAACCAGCTCGGCGAAGGCCCCGGCGTCCGGCTCGCCGTCGAATTCGGGGCCGCGAGCGTGGACCACGTGAACTACCTGTCCGCGGCCGACGTCGACGCCCTCGCGGCCAGCTGGACCGGCTGGAACGCCGAATCAGGAACCGGGCGCGGCACGGTGGCAACGTGCCTGCCGGCCTGCGACCTGTCCACCCGCCAGCCGCTGGCACCGGGCCGGGAGCTGCTCGACGCCGGCGTGCAGCTCGCGCTGGCCTCCAACTGCAACCCGGGGACCTCCTACACCAGCTCGATTGCGTTCTGCGTCACCACCGCTGTGCTCCAGATGCGCCTGAGCGTCCACGAGGCCGTGCGCGCCGCGACCTACGGCGGCGCGCTGGCCCTCGGCCGGGAGTCCGGGAACGACGCCGACGGCGAACGCGCCGTGGGCTCGATCGCCGTCGGCCACCGCGCGGACCTGCACCTGCTCAACGCGCCCTCGGCCACGCACCTGGCCTACCGGCCCGGCATTCCGCTCACCCACGCCGTCTGGCGCGCGGGGGTCCGTGCCCGCTGA